One genomic window of Anaerohalosphaeraceae bacterium includes the following:
- a CDS encoding prepilin-type N-terminal cleavage/methylation domain-containing protein — MKRRSAFTLIELLVVIAIIGLLLSIIIPSLKKATEYARKIVCRSNQRQIGLVFSNYESETGYNFRNFKSYNSIPASDRSKHWFWVSGTADLAHELRPYAIGFVMKANLLPDSKILFCPGVKNVSSDTNYLLSDVTSGNPIPRNTDDIYRELGDTLDNSRRPLFWSTYAWIWKKEIRNGDTSVQQVNNGSSGAMMVDMTNGLWKYAEATDPSRLGVLMRTRSIQRAFSHGNVLMQDYSVANPSDRDDQLNRWLWGAPYWAGNPSFDYK; from the coding sequence ATGAAAAGAAGATCTGCCTTTACGTTAATCGAGCTTCTGGTGGTGATTGCTATCATTGGACTTCTTTTGTCTATTATAATCCCGAGCTTAAAAAAAGCCACTGAATATGCCCGCAAGATTGTCTGCCGGTCCAACCAACGGCAAATTGGTTTGGTATTTAGCAATTATGAGTCGGAAACGGGTTATAATTTCCGAAATTTCAAGAGTTATAATTCGATTCCTGCATCCGATCGTTCAAAGCACTGGTTCTGGGTAAGCGGGACAGCGGATTTGGCCCATGAGCTGCGTCCCTACGCCATTGGTTTTGTAATGAAGGCCAATCTGCTTCCGGACAGCAAAATCCTCTTTTGTCCGGGAGTAAAAAACGTCTCCAGTGATACCAATTATTTGTTAAGTGATGTGACGAGCGGAAATCCCATTCCGCGGAACACCGATGATATCTATCGGGAGCTGGGGGATACTCTGGACAATTCCCGCCGACCGCTGTTCTGGAGTACGTATGCCTGGATATGGAAAAAAGAGATTCGCAATGGGGATACGTCGGTTCAGCAGGTGAACAACGGTTCCAGCGGAGCGATGATGGTGGATATGACCAACGGTCTGTGGAAGTACGCGGAGGCCACCGACCCGTCGCGTTTGGGGGTGTTGATGCGCACACGAAGTATTCAGCGTGCTTTTTCACACGGCAATGTCCTGATGCAGGATTACAGTGTCGCCAATCCGAGCGACCGAGACGACCAGCTGAATCGGTGGCTGTGGGGAGCGCCCTATTGGGCGGGCAACCCGTCATTCGACTATAAGTAA
- a CDS encoding type II secretion system protein: protein MGSKRRIMPAFTLIELLVVIAIIGLLLSVLIPALKRATAYARKISCQSNYHQLGIAMGIYEHQTGYNFRKIKSARGLSGTELARSWFWANGTSDYAHEWQPFAVQFIMDAGVLQDRKVFFCPGYTNLAYDKNYPRDASSLTPQETVELERRWKAGTGPMPMFWSTHVWIWKKEIREDVTSVNNLSSGAMMCDMTNGAWEFAKARDPDRLGRVMNTVGIRRQYQHANVLMQDYSVENPTDDDAKLVRWLWNSDKWAGTGY, encoded by the coding sequence ATGGGCTCCAAGAGACGAATTATGCCTGCCTTTACGTTAATCGAACTGCTCGTTGTCATTGCCATTATCGGTCTGCTGCTTTCCGTTCTGATTCCGGCCCTGAAAAGAGCAACGGCGTATGCTCGGAAAATCAGCTGTCAGTCCAACTATCACCAACTCGGCATTGCAATGGGGATTTACGAGCACCAGACCGGATACAATTTTCGAAAAATAAAATCGGCCAGAGGGTTATCCGGTACTGAACTTGCAAGAAGCTGGTTTTGGGCGAACGGCACTTCGGATTACGCCCACGAATGGCAGCCGTTTGCGGTGCAGTTCATTATGGATGCCGGCGTTCTTCAGGATCGAAAGGTTTTCTTCTGCCCGGGTTATACCAATCTGGCGTATGATAAGAATTATCCGAGGGATGCTTCCTCGCTGACTCCGCAGGAAACCGTAGAACTGGAGAGACGCTGGAAGGCAGGCACGGGGCCGATGCCGATGTTCTGGAGCACCCATGTCTGGATATGGAAAAAGGAAATTCGGGAGGATGTGACGTCGGTGAATAATCTGTCCTCCGGGGCAATGATGTGTGATATGACCAACGGGGCATGGGAGTTTGCCAAAGCCAGGGACCCGGATCGCTTAGGTCGGGTGATGAATACGGTCGGGATTCGCCGGCAATACCAGCATGCCAATGTCCTGATGCAGGATTACAGCGTAGAAAATCCCACGGATGATGATGCCAAACTGGTTCGATGGCTCTGGAATTCCGACAAATGGGCCGGAACGGGCTATTGA
- a CDS encoding DUF4450 domain-containing protein has product MQCCRFTGGSLLSRSVLILGMLTAGVVQRVSGGEYNPPERVLAERPTMEGHTAQPLRYRPEGRDFVIENGPEFFNRPLYGGNTAFRADAGDKPEISLYLPGHGGNVRFGIRTKDGIRCLNEARRIVSRYRAGSMVYEIEDPLLKNGSLLLTVLALYEKEGILVKAELQAETEPCEWLMVTGGASGRRGRRGGDIGCETEPVSEFFRFRPEFCRENAFSIRENAFVLSGRIGSLAGFFSPKAAVQTADGRHWDNLEKVAASAGGSFDYPVAFAAVPLQKGKAAYFLLHRLASGEQAEFSGDFESLFERTEQHRRQIAGRVLADTPDPFLNAAVSALCAAADGIWDEPQGTVMHGAAAWRTALAGWRGAYANDALGWHDRARRYLRYWAQRQNLQEAAAEPGPDPASNLSRSHPAKQSRGDIGGRHYDMNLVYVDALFRHLMWTGDWALAEELWPVLERHFEWERRLFRRPFGPERLPLYEAYAAIWASDDLQYSGGGVTHASAYNYYQNHLAARLARRLGRSPRPYEREAEQILKAMRKHLWLGEDGWYAEWKDWLGLQRTHPSAALWTFYHTIDCGAADPMQAWQMSRFVDTQIAHIPIHGPQIPQGLCCTLPTTNWMPYTWSTNNVVMAETAHTALAYWQLGRQEKAFSLLKGCILDSMYMGLCPGNLGMTTYFDMARGEAQRDFGDAVGIVSRAVIEGLFGIRPDSLQGQLVVCPGFPAEWEWARLRHPDIVFAYQRSGWTDSFSIRPLFSCPLNLILQIPARGTDVERVSVNGRSAFWRVLEGTVGTARIEITPRLADAYEVQVVWKGPAPARAQTIPVAALGEEWTAKIDSARFQKVFDPQGVLDKIRVRGTAMEGRTVGKEGHRTVFAEVQQGRMKWLEPLALEVRPAVEIIPSVRQDPQSIRFRIRNNTGHVFSEAAVTVGTWHREQPLWVPAYGQSEEIILSVDEVPLMPGSNRVCVKFSEGRRAEGLVVNWKLSLQPKERMEAVHLTEVFNEQLRRIFQNEYLSPRSPFCSLSIPKQGIGSWCDFAKTFEVDDSGLRRCVQEQGGFYRLPQGIVFEWPADPQDKNIVFVSRWENFPDEITIPLSGQAKHLYLFMAGSTNSMQSRIDNGEVLVTYADGRQERLALHNPTTWWPIDQDYFLDDYGFRRPEPIPPRVYLRSGQTAVYDAVEFKGKGGMVPGGAATVLDIALEPAKPLRSLTVRALANEVIIGLMAAVLVR; this is encoded by the coding sequence ATGCAATGTTGCCGTTTTACAGGCGGTTCTCTTCTTAGCCGAAGCGTCCTGATTTTGGGGATGCTTACGGCCGGAGTCGTCCAGAGAGTTTCCGGCGGGGAGTATAATCCTCCGGAACGTGTTCTGGCCGAACGTCCGACGATGGAAGGACATACGGCCCAGCCGCTTCGATACCGTCCGGAGGGACGGGATTTTGTGATTGAAAACGGCCCGGAGTTCTTTAATCGTCCTTTGTACGGCGGCAATACGGCCTTTCGGGCGGATGCAGGGGATAAACCGGAGATTTCGCTATATCTGCCCGGCCATGGGGGAAATGTCCGCTTTGGAATCCGCACAAAAGACGGCATTCGCTGTCTGAATGAGGCCCGGCGAATTGTCAGCCGATACCGAGCCGGTTCCATGGTTTATGAAATCGAAGACCCGCTGCTGAAAAACGGTTCTCTGCTTTTGACCGTACTGGCCCTTTATGAAAAGGAAGGGATTTTGGTCAAAGCAGAATTGCAGGCAGAAACCGAACCCTGCGAGTGGCTGATGGTTACCGGCGGAGCAAGCGGCCGGCGCGGACGCCGAGGAGGGGATATCGGCTGTGAAACAGAACCCGTGTCGGAATTTTTCCGGTTTCGTCCGGAGTTCTGCCGCGAGAATGCATTCTCGATTCGGGAAAATGCCTTTGTTCTGTCCGGCCGAATCGGTTCCCTGGCGGGATTTTTTTCACCGAAAGCGGCGGTTCAGACGGCGGACGGTCGGCACTGGGACAACCTGGAAAAGGTGGCGGCTTCTGCCGGCGGGTCATTTGACTATCCTGTGGCTTTTGCGGCAGTTCCGCTTCAGAAAGGAAAGGCCGCCTATTTTCTTTTGCATCGGCTTGCGTCCGGAGAGCAGGCGGAGTTTTCCGGGGATTTTGAATCGCTGTTTGAGCGGACCGAACAGCATCGCAGACAAATTGCCGGCCGGGTGCTGGCGGATACGCCGGACCCCTTTCTCAATGCGGCGGTTTCGGCCCTTTGTGCGGCGGCGGACGGCATTTGGGATGAACCGCAGGGTACGGTGATGCACGGTGCAGCGGCCTGGCGGACGGCCTTGGCGGGCTGGCGGGGGGCTTATGCCAACGATGCCCTCGGCTGGCACGACCGGGCCCGGCGGTACCTTCGATATTGGGCTCAAAGGCAGAATCTGCAGGAGGCGGCGGCGGAACCCGGACCGGACCCGGCTTCAAATTTGTCCCGCAGTCATCCGGCCAAGCAGAGCCGCGGCGACATCGGCGGCCGGCACTACGATATGAATCTGGTGTATGTGGACGCTCTGTTTCGGCATCTGATGTGGACGGGAGATTGGGCGCTGGCGGAGGAACTCTGGCCGGTGCTCGAGCGGCATTTTGAGTGGGAGCGTCGGCTGTTCCGCCGTCCCTTCGGGCCGGAGCGTCTTCCGCTTTACGAGGCGTATGCGGCCATCTGGGCCAGCGATGACTTGCAGTACAGCGGCGGAGGAGTCACGCACGCCTCCGCTTACAATTATTATCAGAATCATCTGGCGGCGCGGCTGGCCCGGCGGCTGGGCAGGTCTCCCCGGCCTTATGAGCGGGAGGCCGAACAGATTCTCAAGGCCATGCGGAAGCATTTGTGGCTTGGAGAGGACGGCTGGTATGCCGAATGGAAAGACTGGCTGGGCCTCCAGCGGACGCATCCGAGTGCAGCGCTGTGGACGTTTTACCATACGATAGACTGCGGGGCGGCGGACCCGATGCAGGCCTGGCAGATGAGCCGGTTTGTAGATACGCAAATCGCGCATATTCCCATCCACGGCCCCCAGATTCCCCAAGGGCTCTGCTGTACGCTGCCGACGACGAACTGGATGCCTTATACCTGGTCCACCAACAATGTGGTGATGGCCGAAACGGCCCATACAGCCCTGGCCTATTGGCAGCTCGGCCGGCAGGAAAAGGCCTTTTCGCTGCTGAAAGGATGCATCCTCGACAGTATGTATATGGGGCTTTGTCCGGGCAATCTGGGGATGACGACCTATTTTGATATGGCCCGGGGGGAAGCCCAGCGGGATTTCGGGGATGCCGTGGGGATTGTCAGCCGGGCGGTTATCGAAGGTCTGTTCGGCATTCGTCCGGATTCCCTCCAGGGGCAGCTGGTGGTTTGTCCGGGATTTCCGGCGGAGTGGGAATGGGCTCGCCTGCGGCATCCGGACATTGTCTTTGCCTATCAGCGTTCGGGGTGGACGGACAGCTTCAGCATTCGTCCGCTGTTTTCGTGTCCGCTCAACCTGATTCTGCAGATTCCGGCCCGCGGCACAGATGTGGAACGGGTCTCCGTGAACGGCCGCTCGGCCTTCTGGAGGGTCCTGGAAGGGACCGTAGGCACTGCAAGAATCGAAATCACGCCGCGTTTAGCGGATGCGTATGAGGTGCAGGTAGTCTGGAAGGGCCCGGCGCCGGCGCGGGCACAGACGATCCCCGTTGCTGCACTGGGGGAAGAATGGACGGCGAAGATTGACTCGGCGAGATTTCAGAAGGTTTTCGACCCGCAGGGGGTGCTGGACAAAATTCGAGTTCGGGGAACAGCGATGGAGGGCCGAACGGTCGGAAAAGAAGGCCATCGGACGGTTTTTGCGGAGGTGCAGCAGGGGCGGATGAAGTGGCTGGAACCGCTTGCTCTGGAGGTGCGGCCGGCTGTGGAGATTATTCCTTCCGTCCGTCAGGACCCCCAGAGCATTCGGTTTCGCATCCGGAACAATACGGGCCATGTTTTCAGTGAGGCGGCGGTGACAGTGGGCACCTGGCACAGGGAGCAGCCGCTTTGGGTGCCGGCTTACGGACAGTCGGAGGAGATAATCCTGTCCGTCGATGAAGTGCCGCTGATGCCGGGTTCGAATCGGGTTTGCGTGAAGTTTTCCGAGGGCCGTCGTGCCGAAGGCCTGGTTGTCAATTGGAAACTATCGCTTCAGCCCAAAGAGCGGATGGAAGCGGTGCATCTGACGGAGGTCTTCAATGAACAGCTCCGCCGCATCTTCCAAAATGAATATCTCAGCCCGCGTTCTCCGTTCTGTTCGCTGTCGATTCCCAAACAAGGCATCGGCAGCTGGTGTGATTTTGCCAAAACCTTTGAGGTGGACGACAGCGGCCTGCGGCGATGCGTGCAGGAGCAGGGCGGATTCTATCGACTGCCGCAGGGCATTGTTTTTGAATGGCCTGCTGACCCGCAGGACAAAAATATTGTCTTTGTTTCCCGGTGGGAGAATTTTCCGGATGAAATCACGATTCCTTTGTCCGGACAGGCAAAGCATCTGTATCTTTTCATGGCCGGTTCCACGAACTCGATGCAGAGCCGCATCGACAACGGCGAAGTGCTTGTGACCTATGCGGACGGCAGGCAGGAACGGCTGGCCCTGCACAATCCCACCACGTGGTGGCCGATTGACCAGGATTATTTTCTGGATGATTACGGCTTTCGCAGACCGGAGCCCATACCGCCTCGTGTGTACCTTCGAAGCGGACAAACGGCCGTTTATGACGCTGTGGAATTCAAAGGCAAAGGCGGGATGGTTCCCGGAGGAGCCGCAACGGTTTTGGATATCGCGCTGGAGCCGGCCAAGCCCCTTCGCTCTTTGACCGTGCGGGCGTTGGCAAATGAGGTGATTATCGGATTAATGGCTGCTGTGTTGGTTCGCTGA
- a CDS encoding glycoside hydrolase family 28 protein, with protein sequence MRKRQDVLNISALLGLLCVCPVFAAAWPSDLPVSELPFSMTPPEEPQIPDKRFVITDYGAVGDGQTMNTEAFARAMEACAKAGGGRVIVPAGLWLTGPIRLVSRMDLHLEKGAVILFSPNIEDYPLEERSFEGRQEVRRMSPLTGDNLEHIAITGSGILDGSGQAWRPVKKEKMTERQWKELVASGGAVEPSGTMWWPSEKAMNGPQTAADLKKRKAPVADYAAAGEFLRPVMVSLVNCRTVLLDGPTFQNSPAWNIHPLLCENMILRNLQVRNPWWSQNGDGLDLESCRNVLVYNCTFDVGDDAICMKSGRDEYGRRRGKPTENVVISDCIVYHGHGGFVVGSEMSGGVRNIWVRNCSFLETDIGLRFKSTRGRGGLVENIYIQDIFMANIAVDAIHFNLFYSGSAPTLEESVHSPAAEVNEGTPRFERIFIRNVFCRGAKRAVYMQGLPEMPVRDVEIKNTVISAQLGGLFLDTERLRLSEVSLLPEKGPDLTFTNSRTILLERLKPSASKDGFLVLAGGRTKDIRLLGANRSNLSERIHYQYGCAPDVLSWE encoded by the coding sequence ATGCGTAAAAGACAAGATGTTCTGAATATCTCGGCTCTTTTGGGGCTGCTGTGTGTTTGTCCGGTATTTGCGGCTGCCTGGCCGTCGGATTTGCCGGTGTCTGAGCTGCCGTTTTCGATGACGCCTCCGGAGGAACCGCAGATTCCTGACAAGAGATTTGTGATTACCGATTACGGAGCGGTAGGAGACGGCCAGACGATGAACACAGAGGCCTTTGCCCGCGCGATGGAGGCCTGTGCCAAAGCCGGCGGCGGCCGGGTCATTGTTCCGGCGGGGCTGTGGCTGACGGGTCCGATTCGCCTGGTCAGCCGGATGGACCTGCATCTGGAGAAAGGGGCTGTGATTCTGTTCAGTCCGAATATCGAGGATTATCCGCTGGAGGAAAGGAGTTTTGAGGGTCGGCAGGAAGTCCGTCGGATGTCTCCTTTGACGGGGGACAACCTCGAACATATTGCGATTACCGGCTCGGGGATTTTGGACGGGTCGGGTCAGGCCTGGCGCCCGGTCAAAAAAGAGAAGATGACGGAGCGGCAATGGAAGGAACTTGTGGCTTCCGGCGGAGCGGTGGAGCCGTCGGGTACAATGTGGTGGCCTTCGGAGAAAGCCATGAACGGCCCCCAAACCGCTGCAGACCTGAAGAAACGAAAAGCCCCGGTGGCGGATTATGCAGCAGCAGGAGAATTTCTGCGTCCGGTGATGGTGTCGCTGGTCAACTGCCGGACTGTGCTGCTGGATGGGCCGACGTTTCAGAACTCGCCGGCCTGGAATATTCATCCGCTGCTCTGCGAAAATATGATTCTCCGCAATCTTCAGGTTCGCAATCCCTGGTGGAGTCAGAACGGGGACGGTTTGGATTTGGAATCCTGCCGAAATGTTCTGGTCTATAACTGTACGTTTGATGTGGGGGATGATGCGATTTGTATGAAGTCCGGCCGGGATGAATACGGGCGGCGCCGCGGAAAACCCACGGAGAACGTCGTTATTTCCGACTGCATTGTCTATCATGGACACGGCGGTTTTGTGGTCGGCAGTGAGATGTCCGGCGGAGTGCGGAATATCTGGGTGCGCAATTGCAGTTTTTTGGAGACGGACATCGGGCTTCGCTTCAAGAGTACTCGGGGGCGCGGGGGACTTGTGGAGAATATCTATATTCAGGATATTTTTATGGCGAATATTGCCGTCGATGCAATTCATTTTAATCTGTTTTATTCCGGGTCTGCGCCGACACTGGAAGAAAGTGTCCATTCGCCTGCGGCGGAAGTGAATGAGGGAACACCGCGGTTTGAACGAATTTTTATCCGAAATGTTTTCTGCCGGGGTGCGAAGCGTGCTGTCTATATGCAGGGACTTCCGGAGATGCCGGTTCGGGATGTTGAAATCAAAAATACGGTCATTTCGGCTCAGTTGGGCGGCCTTTTTCTGGATACCGAGCGTCTGCGCTTGTCAGAGGTTTCCCTTCTTCCGGAAAAAGGGCCCGATTTGACTTTTACAAACAGCCGAACCATTCTTCTGGAACGGCTGAAACCTTCCGCTTCCAAGGACGGCTTTTTGGTTCTGGCAGGGGGCAGGACAAAAGATATTCGGCTTCTCGGAGCGAACCGCTCAAATCTTTCTGAGCGGATTCATTATCAATACGGCTGTGCTCCGGATGTGCTTAGCTGGGAATAA
- the pelA gene encoding pectate lyase codes for MNFRMFLSVLVMGTAVCRASEWPTFRLSSYFNKEAAWYGTPEALGLADNILTWQDDYGGWPKNVNTAVKPYDGDRKNLHGTFDNGATTGELRFLARVYKASGQERYLQAFLKGFEMILKAQYPTGGWPQQFPPPAKTYHRHITFNDNAMVRILMFLDEVARSDDYAFLKEEQHQAARTAFQRGIGCILKCQIRVNGELTGWCAQHDENDLSPRSARSYELVSISGGESAEILRLLMRLDNPSPVVVRAIVSGVRWFERSKIEGLRIKWVNGRRTAVPDPEAPPLWARFYEIETNRPFFCDRDGVRKYDYNELDPERTEGYAWYGDWGKDVFRDFEKWKEKWSDRLSAAERIRIVLTGDSTVCEFQPPDWRRGWGQYLGEYFSDKVEIANHARSGRSTKTFLNEGLWEKALEEKPLFILIQFGHNDNHAPEKPESTAADKEYMDNLRYFVERARAIGAAPILITPMHRRKFSPDGRMNDTLKPYADAMKKVAEEKKAALVDLHTASGQLFERLGEAEAAKMSDDPQDRTHFNEQGARKMAELILQQLPEAEPSIKPFLKQKSEP; via the coding sequence ATGAACTTCAGAATGTTTTTGAGCGTGCTGGTTATGGGGACGGCGGTCTGCCGGGCTTCGGAATGGCCGACATTTCGATTGAGCAGCTACTTTAACAAAGAGGCCGCCTGGTACGGTACTCCGGAGGCCTTGGGTTTGGCTGACAATATTCTGACGTGGCAGGATGACTACGGCGGCTGGCCGAAGAATGTGAATACAGCCGTCAAGCCCTATGACGGAGACCGCAAGAATCTTCACGGAACCTTTGATAACGGGGCGACCACCGGGGAACTGCGGTTTCTGGCCCGTGTGTATAAGGCCTCCGGGCAGGAGCGGTATCTGCAGGCGTTTCTGAAAGGGTTTGAGATGATTTTGAAGGCCCAATACCCCACGGGCGGCTGGCCGCAGCAGTTTCCCCCGCCGGCCAAAACGTATCACCGTCATATTACCTTTAATGACAATGCGATGGTGCGGATTCTGATGTTTCTCGATGAAGTTGCGCGGTCGGACGACTATGCTTTTTTGAAAGAGGAGCAGCATCAGGCGGCTCGGACGGCCTTTCAGCGGGGCATCGGGTGCATTCTGAAATGTCAGATTCGCGTCAACGGGGAATTGACCGGCTGGTGTGCTCAGCATGATGAAAACGATTTAAGCCCGCGCTCGGCCCGCAGTTATGAGTTGGTTTCAATCAGCGGAGGCGAAAGTGCGGAGATTCTGCGGCTGCTGATGCGGCTGGACAATCCCTCTCCGGTTGTGGTACGGGCGATTGTCAGCGGCGTGCGGTGGTTTGAGCGGTCGAAAATAGAAGGCCTTCGGATCAAATGGGTCAACGGCAGGCGGACGGCTGTGCCGGACCCCGAGGCCCCTCCGCTGTGGGCTCGGTTTTATGAGATTGAAACGAACCGGCCGTTTTTCTGCGACCGCGACGGGGTTCGAAAATACGATTACAATGAACTGGACCCGGAACGGACGGAGGGATACGCCTGGTATGGAGACTGGGGCAAAGATGTTTTCCGCGATTTTGAGAAATGGAAAGAGAAATGGTCAGACCGTCTTTCCGCCGCCGAGAGGATCCGAATTGTCCTGACGGGGGATTCGACGGTTTGTGAGTTTCAGCCGCCGGACTGGAGACGGGGGTGGGGACAGTATCTGGGCGAGTACTTTTCGGATAAAGTGGAGATTGCCAACCACGCACGAAGCGGGCGAAGCACCAAGACGTTCTTAAATGAAGGGCTTTGGGAAAAGGCGCTGGAAGAGAAACCCCTCTTTATCCTGATTCAGTTCGGCCATAATGACAACCATGCCCCGGAAAAACCGGAATCGACGGCGGCGGATAAGGAATACATGGACAATCTGAGGTATTTTGTGGAGCGGGCCAGAGCGATTGGGGCAGCGCCGATCCTGATTACACCGATGCACCGCCGCAAGTTTAGCCCGGACGGCAGGATGAATGACACCCTCAAGCCGTATGCGGATGCAATGAAGAAGGTGGCGGAGGAAAAGAAAGCCGCTCTGGTGGATTTGCATACAGCCAGCGGACAATTGTTTGAACGGCTTGGAGAGGCGGAAGCCGCCAAGATGTCCGATGACCCGCAGGACCGAACGCATTTTAATGAGCAGGGAGCCCGGAAAATGGCGGAGCTGATTCTGCAGCAGCTGCCGGAGGCCGAACCGTCCATCAAACCGTTTTTGAAACAGAAAAGCGAACCGTAA